The genomic segment ATGGGGTTCTTCACCGACACGTCGGTCTGCATCGGCTGCAAAGCGTGCGAGGTGGCCTGCAAGACGTGGAACAACGTGCCGGACGACGGCTTCAACCTGCTCGGGCACTCCTACGACAACACGGGCGGGCTGACGGCCAACTCGTGGCGGCACGTGGCCTTCATCGAGCAGCCCGTACGGGGGTCGGGCGCCTTCCTCGGGATGCCGACCGGGCCCTCCTCTGTTCCCGCCACCAATGTGGTCGCCGCGCGGCACGGGGCGCCGACGGGCACCGAGCCGGGCATTCCGCCCGCTGTCGACGCGCTCGCCGCAGCCGCCACTGCCGGCACCGATTTCGTCGGCAGCACGTCCTCGTGCGGCGGCGCGTCCTCGTCCGGCTGCGGGGCTCGGTCCGGCGGTGCAGCCCCGTCCGGCGGGGAGTTCATCGGCATGCCCATGTCGGATCTGCCGGGCAAGTCGGCTCCGGCGCCCCGCACCGACTTCCGCTGGCTGATGATGTCGAACGTCTGCAAGCACTGCACCCACGCGGGCTGCCTCGACGTCTGCCCGACCGGCGCACTGTTCCGCACCGAATTCGGCACGGTCGTCGTGCAGGACGACATCTGCAACGGCTGCGGCTATTGCATCTCCGGATGCCCGTACGGGGTCATTGATCGTCGCGAGGACGACGGGCGCGCCTGGAAGTGCACGCTCTGCTACGACCGCCTCGGTGACGGACAGACACCGGCCTGCGCGAAGGCCTGCCCGACCGAGTCGATCCAGTACGGCGAGCTCGACGAGCTGCGCCAGCGTGCGGCCAAACGGGTCGAGCAGCTGCACGAGGCCGGGGTGCCCGAGGCCAAGCTGTACGGGGAGAGC from the Paractinoplanes abujensis genome contains:
- a CDS encoding 4Fe-4S dicluster domain-containing protein → MGNSLYGPIDPAEDAGYSAPPPRMGFFTDTSVCIGCKACEVACKTWNNVPDDGFNLLGHSYDNTGGLTANSWRHVAFIEQPVRGSGAFLGMPTGPSSVPATNVVAARHGAPTGTEPGIPPAVDALAAAATAGTDFVGSTSSCGGASSSGCGARSGGAAPSGGEFIGMPMSDLPGKSAPAPRTDFRWLMMSNVCKHCTHAGCLDVCPTGALFRTEFGTVVVQDDICNGCGYCISGCPYGVIDRREDDGRAWKCTLCYDRLGDGQTPACAKACPTESIQYGELDELRQRAAKRVEQLHEAGVPEAKLYGESPDDGVGGDGAFFLLLDEPEVYGLPPDPHVPTRDLPAMWKRAGLAALTMAATAVVAFAGRRG